A segment of the Candidatus Nitrososphaera gargensis Ga9.2 genome:
ATTCATGCAAATATGTTATTGTAGAATCGCTTGGCTGCTTGTAGCCATCCTCTATTAGCATGCAAATTACCCCTGTGCTGCGCACTCCTCGTACTATATCGCCAGAATTGATACCAAGCTCCCGCATCTGGCTACTCTCGATCCTGATAATTGATGTGTTAAAGTCTTCTTGGAGCGGAGGGTACGGCCTGAAGGATGTCTTCAGCATTGACGATTAATTGCTGCATTATTCTTTTAAATCATGCTACAAACTGAGTCATAATAGGTTCATTCGTAGGTGTTAAAATTGCTATACCTGCCCTTGTTTTTGAGCCTTTGATCACAGGTTGCACAAACCCAACCTCAAATTAGTTCTTTAATAATACAAACTGCCATTGCTGCTCAATGTCAGCTAGTGCCAGCTTTGCAATGGAATCAAGGCAGAATAATTTTTTGTTTGGAATATTCGTCCGTGCTCAAAATATTTCAATTTTGGAATATTATTCCAGACGCAAGCGTGGAAGATGGAATAAAAATATTCCAGAGTATAAAAGAACTGAACTATTCCTGCATTATTCTTGGACTGGAAACGCGCATGTGTATCTCGACATGCTCCACTAGAAGCGTGTGCACGAGGTCAGAACAGAGCTGCAAGGCGCTCGCGCATGCCGTCGTTTGCAACCACCATATATGACAGCCTGGTCTTGACGTCAAGGTCCGACTCTAGGTCCGAGCCGCTGTCAGAGTATGCCTTTGCTCCCGCCTCCTTTGCGATCAGGTAGCCGGCGGCAATGTCGGTCGGCCGGATCTTACCGCGCAGGTCAATGTAGGCGTCCAGAAGCCCTCGGGCGAGAAAGCACATTTCAAGCGCGTTTGCGCCAAACTGCCGGGTGTGGTCGGCCTCTGCGATTATAGGAGCAAGACGCTCGATGACTGTGGGCTTGACTCCCGATATGTTGATGCCTATCGCGGGGTCTGCCGGGCTCTCCTTCTTGGCCGATATCCTTTTGCCGTTGAGGAATGCGCCCTTGCCCTTTGAAGCGTAGTAGAGATCGCCCCTTGCAAGGTCGATTATCGCCGCGTCGGTT
Coding sequences within it:
- a CDS encoding inositol monophosphatase family protein → MVIVVDVLKQACRQVHAKTRGLAGTDRASRQIGRGAGGDMSRRIDLIAEKTVIDILRKRGIDATIIGEECGRIEGKRGYIIMDAIDGTTNAVRGIPFYCCSIAYATDFRLSTVTDAAIIDLARGDLYYASKGKGAFLNGKRISAKKESPADPAIGINISGVKPTVIERLAPIIAEADHTRQFGANALEMCFLARGLLDAYIDLRGKIRPTDIAAGYLIAKEAGAKAYSDSGSDLESDLDVKTRLSYMVVANDGMRERLAALF